In Arthrobacter ramosus, one DNA window encodes the following:
- a CDS encoding carboxymuconolactone decarboxylase family protein — MSENTPKLAGYLDKQQPGLYQALSGYAEQVTAEADRTGIPRRTLELLNYRASQINGCAFCLDLHHRRAIGYGETEQRLSLVSVHGEVGLFDEAEQVALELAEQITRPEQRPPHGGVVFPCAGGLHRGADQRAVHGVHRYQRVQPLVHPERTPGAQGPLVVVKRSKSPDYSQPRGGSVPEFFRLLRHHR, encoded by the coding sequence ACCCCGAAGCTCGCAGGTTATCTGGACAAGCAACAGCCCGGACTTTATCAGGCACTGTCCGGCTATGCGGAGCAGGTCACTGCCGAGGCAGACAGGACCGGGATCCCGCGTCGCACCCTCGAGTTGTTGAACTACCGGGCTTCGCAGATCAACGGCTGCGCGTTCTGCCTGGACCTGCATCACCGCCGCGCCATCGGCTACGGAGAGACCGAGCAGCGGCTTTCCCTGGTGTCGGTGCATGGCGAGGTGGGGCTCTTCGACGAGGCCGAACAGGTGGCGCTTGAGCTGGCCGAACAGATCACGCGCCCTGAGCAGCGCCCGCCCCACGGCGGAGTTGTTTTCCCGTGCGCGGGAGGTCTACACCGAGGAGCAGATCAGCGTGCTGTGCATGGCGTGCATCGGTATCAACGCGTTCAACCGCTTGTCCATCCTGAGCGAACACCCGGTGCGCAAGGCCCGCTCGTCGTCGTGAAGCGTTCGAAGTCGCCCGATTACTCTCAGCCTCGTGGAGGCTCGGTGCCTGAATTCTTCCGCCTACTCCGCCACCACAGGTAA